The DNA segment ACTCCTGCTGGATTTCTTGCAGCTTCTGCCGCTCCTGCAGAATAAGTTCATCGGCATCCAGCAGTCCAGCCAAGCCGACAGCGCCAATAGCAACACCTTCTCGTGAGTCCGATTGAGCAGCCACGATTCTTCGCAAATCTTCGATCTCCTCGTCTCGTCGCGCGATCTCCTCGTCAGTGGCCGCAATCACCCGCTCGATTTCCAATCGTTGGCTGCGCGAACATTCGCCGCTGCTTGAATCTGAGTCAAGTTGCGTAAGCATCCTTTGCTTGCGCTGCTCCCAAGTCAATTGCTCCAAGCCCGATGCTCCAGCCATCGTGCTGCCAGCTATGCCAGTGGCTTGTTGAGCCAATCTGGTCGCGAGATCTTCGTTTTGAGTGCGCAGCATTTCCCGGTCACGTTCGGCCTGAGTTAGCTGGTCTTCCAAATCCCTCATCCCAGCGATGGCGATCTCCAGTCGATCTATTTCTTCAAGGACCACAGACATTTCGCGCTGCCGCAATCCGTTCGTATGACTCGTCGAGTTGCTGGCTGCGAACTTGGCTTGCCAGCGTCGTTCCATATCAAGTTGAATCTCCAGCACATCGCGGCGCATCGCCGCCCTCTGCTCATTCATGGCGTCGGCCAACAGCAACCGAAACTCTGTGCGCCAATTGTGTAGAGTCTGGCCGATGAGTTCACTCATCTGCTGAACGGCCAGTGTGGACGAATCGTTATCAACCACTGCTGTCGGTTGACTGGGGGATGGTGAAGCCGTTGCCGAGTTGTTATTCCAGGAGGATAAATTCTGAGCCGCTGATTGTCCCACTTCGCCCCAGCGCCCAGACTGCCGCACAGGGTCTCCAACAGCAGTTTCGACACCCGTCTCCGGATCGCTGGAAAAGCGCTGTAAGCGCTCTTTCAACGAACTAGCCAGATTGGCCAATTCGCTCGCTTTGATCGGAAAATTCTGGGGCATTTTGTGTCGAGACCGGTTGCGCAATTCCCGCAGATGATTGGGGAATTCTCCAGTTATTCCTACTATCTTTTATGGAGGGACGCATAGCCGATCCGCTCCAGTCGAGCTGGGCATGTGTAGGGCCACTAGGCTAGAATGGGGTCGTAGCGATAATGCTGGTCCTACCAGCTACATTTTGGTACTTTGACCGCCATACCCTATTCGCCATTTGCCTAGTCTGTCGGCCATGTCGAAGCGAAAAAATGACGAGGAGCCGCCACAATTGGAGCCTGCAATGGCCGAATTGGAGCAGATTGTACGCCGCTTAGAACAGGGTGGCGGAACATTGGAAGAGGATCTGACCGGATACAGCCGCGCGATCGGACTTATTCAGCTGTGCCACCAACGATTGGCCAAGGCCGAGCGGACCGTAGAATTGCTATCTGGCGTAGACAGCGAAGGCAACCCAATCGCACAACCTTTCGACCAGACGGCGCAGTCTCTTGATCAGACAGCTAAGTCGCTTGAGCAGAAACGAGCCGATCGCAGCCGTCGTCGAAGCGCAGATAGCATTGACAGCATTGATATCGACGAAACCAGTTTCTAGCGCATCGTTCGTAAAAATCTGAATTGCCCTCCTTCGCCAAATCCATCCATGCAGCAATCTACCGTCAGCCGGCTCGATGAAACCATAGCTCCTCTGATTCCAGCCATCCAGCAGGCGTTGCATCAATGTACGGCCGATCGTGATGGCTGCCCCAGTCGATTGAGCGCTGCGATTCGCTACAGCGTATTAGCTCCCGGCAAGCGTTTGCGCCCGGCACTAGTGCTGCTCGCCTGCGAAGCGGTCTCTGGGCAGTGGACTCGGGCGATACCCGCAGCGGTTGCCGTCGAATTGATGCACGTCTATTCGTTGATCCACGACGATCTGCCTTGCATGGACAACGATTCGTTGCGCCGCGGACTGCCAACTTGCCACATTCAATTTGATGAAGCAACTGCCGTATTGGCTGGCGATAGCCTGCAGATGCTGGCCATCGAAACGCTGTGCAAATTGCTGCCTAGTGAAATGGCCGTCCAGTGCTGTGCGATCTTGGCCGAGGCCGCCGGGCCAAGTAAGTTGGTTGGAGGACAGATGGATGACCTGCTGGCCGAAGGCCGGTTTGGTCAGCTGCCAGACACTGCCGGCCAGACCGCAGAGCTGCTCCAAAGCATCCACCTTCGCAAGACCAGTGCGCTAATAGAAGCCAGCCTCAGGATGGGAGGCGTGATTGGCGGTGCGGCTCCAGAGTTGCTGGGGCGATTGGGGGCCTTTGGCCGATCTTTGGGCTTGGCTTTTCAGATCGTGGATGACTGCTTAGATTTGGAAAGCACCCCGCAGCAGCTTGGTAAGGCCACCGGCAAGGACTCCCGCCACGGCAAATTGACCTATCCCGGGCTGGTCGGCCTGGAACGGTCTCGGCAAACGGCCCAAGAACTGGCCGAACAAGCCTGCGAAATCCTATCGGTACTTGGCGGTCGATCGACTAAACTAAAAGAGTTGGCGCGGTTTGTAATCGAGCGAACGCACTAAGACGAGAATCCATGACACTTTCTATTCTTCCGCGTATTCAGTCAGCTCTCGATCTACATTCGATGAGTCTGCACGAATTGGAGACGGCTGCCGAAGAAATTCGTCACGTGCTGTGTGGCCTGTTGAGCATTCGGACGGCACACTTTGCATCGAACCTGGGAGTCGTTGAGCTGTGCCTCGCGCTGCACAGCGTCTACGACTTTCGCACAGATCGGCTAATCTGGGATACAGGCCATCAGATATACCCGCACAAACTGGTCACAGGCCGTTACGCGCAATTCGCTTCGATTCGCACACGCGACGGCTTGATGGGTTATCCCAATCCAGCAGAAAGTCCCTACGACCTGTTCATGACCGGTCACGCCGGTTGCAGTGTCTCGACCGCTTTGGGACTAAAGAGCGGCGATGATTTGATGAATCAACCCCAGCGACGCAGCGTAGCCGTAATCGGCGACGGTGCGTTTCCGTCAGGTATCGTCTTCGAGGCACTGAACAACGCCGGGGAACTTAAGAGCAAGTTGCTGATTGTGCTTAACGACAATCGAATGAGCATCTGCCCGCGCGTGGGTTCGATGGCCAGCTATCTCGATCGCTTGCGTTCCAATCCGTTTTATACCGGACTCAAGCATGAAGTCGTCAAAATGCTGGGACATGTGCCCGTTCTCGGAGACCCCACTGAGCGACTGCTGGCGCAGATTAAAGAAGCCGTCAAAGCCGGCTTGCATGGCGGAATGTTGTTTGAAGAGCTAGGCATTCGTTACGTCGGTCCAATCGATGGTCACGATATTGGCCTGCTCCGCAAGTATCTGAAGATGCTGGACAAGGAAGAAGGACCGGTCTTGTTGCATGTGGTAACCGAAAAGGGCCACGGTTATCAACCTGCCGCTCAAGACCCGGTACTCTTCCATACGCCACCGGCTTTTGAAGACCAGCAAGGACAAGCCAAGTTTATGAGCAGTGGCGGTTCGCCCGCGTTTACCAATTTTGCGCGCGACGCGATTGCCAGTGCGATGCGCCGCGATCAACATGTAACCGTCATGACTGCCGCCATGTGCCAAGGCAACAAACTGGAACCTGTGCGAGACGAGTTCCCCTCACGATTCTTTGACGTGGGCATTTGCGAATCGCATGCTGTGGCCTTCGCTGCTGGACAAGCCAAAACCGGAGTCAGACCCATCGTTGCCATTTACAGCACCTTCTTGCAACGCAGTTATGACCAAATCTTCCAGGAAGTTTCACTGCAAAGCTTGCCGGTTGTCATGATGATGGATCGCGCGGGGTTAGCCGGTCCCGACGGTCCTACGCACCATGGAGTCTTTGACGTTGGCTATCTGAGGCTGTTTCCCAATATCATCTCGATGGCTCCGGCCGATGGTCCAGAACTGGCAGCCATGCTCGACTTTGCGTTGCAACAAGATGCTCCCACGGCCATTCGCTATCCCAAAGCAACCGCCCGCGACCTTAAGTTATCCAGTCAGCCGATTGAACGTGGTAAGGGTCAAATCGTTCGCTGGGGAACCGAGGGAGCGATCGTCGCGCTTGGACCACTATTGGAAATGGCCATTCAAGCTGCTGACCAGTTGGCTGAACGGGGCGTCCAGATTGCTGTGATCAATCCTCGATTCATCAAGCCACTCGATACCGAACTGCTGGAGCAAGTATTCCGGCAATGCAAGTTTGTTGTGACGCTCGAAGAATCAGCATTGGCGGGCGGTTTTGGCAGCGCCCTGTTAGAAGCCGCCTGTGACCATGGCTGGGAATTGCCGCCCATGCGACGCTTGGGCATCCCCGATCGCTATATCGACCACGGTGAGCGTGAAGATCTGTTGTGCGATTTGGGCATTTCGCCTGACAAGCTGGTTGGATTATGCTTGGAATTAACTGGTAGCCCTGCGCATTGCAGTTAACTAGAAACGGCTGAACATGCAAATCCCGGCTCCCTGGGCATCGGTATCCGGCAAGCCGCGCATCGCCGTGTTAGCATCTGTCAATCGACTGCGCGTGAGCAGCGTCCGTGATCGCGTCTTGCGGATCCTCGAACAATCCGCCGACATTGTCGCTGTGGACGAAACGGAAACGCTGGACCTGCAGTCCTTAGACGTGGACATGGTGGTCGTGCTGGGCGGCGACGGATCGATTCTGTCTGCCGCGCGCCGCATGGGACTCAATCAACTGCCCGTCATCGGAGTCAACCTTGGACGCTTGGGGTTCTTGGCCGCATTGGATGACAACGAACTAGAACAAGTCTGGCCGCATGTATGCGCAGGAGAATACCCTGTCGACAAGCACGTTATGCTCCAGTGTTGCATCCTTCGCGACGGGGCAACCGCCTCCATGCTGGATAACACTCCTGCCAGCGGAGCCAATATGGCTAGCAATACGGCCATCGGCGGTTTGGCTCCGACCGCGCAGTTGGCCTTGAATGAAGCTGCCATCTTAGGCGGTCCCCCCTATTCGATGCTGCACATTGA comes from the Pirellulaceae bacterium genome and includes:
- a CDS encoding NAD(+)/NADH kinase, giving the protein MQIPAPWASVSGKPRIAVLASVNRLRVSSVRDRVLRILEQSADIVAVDETETLDLQSLDVDMVVVLGGDGSILSAARRMGLNQLPVIGVNLGRLGFLAALDDNELEQVWPHVCAGEYPVDKHVMLQCCILRDGATASMLDNTPASGANMASNTAIGGLAPTAQLALNEAAILGGPPYSMLHIDLYIDGQFACAYSCDGLIVSTPVGSTAHNLSAGGPILHRRLEAVVISPISPHTLTMRPVVDQVDRVFDMIVRQGHSSVSAVFDGRVLGPLQDGDCYRIRRAPIAFMMVNVPSKNEYRTLRHKLGWGGNPRQHPR
- a CDS encoding polyprenyl synthetase family protein; this translates as MQQSTVSRLDETIAPLIPAIQQALHQCTADRDGCPSRLSAAIRYSVLAPGKRLRPALVLLACEAVSGQWTRAIPAAVAVELMHVYSLIHDDLPCMDNDSLRRGLPTCHIQFDEATAVLAGDSLQMLAIETLCKLLPSEMAVQCCAILAEAAGPSKLVGGQMDDLLAEGRFGQLPDTAGQTAELLQSIHLRKTSALIEASLRMGGVIGGAAPELLGRLGAFGRSLGLAFQIVDDCLDLESTPQQLGKATGKDSRHGKLTYPGLVGLERSRQTAQELAEQACEILSVLGGRSTKLKELARFVIERTH
- the dxs gene encoding 1-deoxy-D-xylulose-5-phosphate synthase; translated protein: MTLSILPRIQSALDLHSMSLHELETAAEEIRHVLCGLLSIRTAHFASNLGVVELCLALHSVYDFRTDRLIWDTGHQIYPHKLVTGRYAQFASIRTRDGLMGYPNPAESPYDLFMTGHAGCSVSTALGLKSGDDLMNQPQRRSVAVIGDGAFPSGIVFEALNNAGELKSKLLIVLNDNRMSICPRVGSMASYLDRLRSNPFYTGLKHEVVKMLGHVPVLGDPTERLLAQIKEAVKAGLHGGMLFEELGIRYVGPIDGHDIGLLRKYLKMLDKEEGPVLLHVVTEKGHGYQPAAQDPVLFHTPPAFEDQQGQAKFMSSGGSPAFTNFARDAIASAMRRDQHVTVMTAAMCQGNKLEPVRDEFPSRFFDVGICESHAVAFAAGQAKTGVRPIVAIYSTFLQRSYDQIFQEVSLQSLPVVMMMDRAGLAGPDGPTHHGVFDVGYLRLFPNIISMAPADGPELAAMLDFALQQDAPTAIRYPKATARDLKLSSQPIERGKGQIVRWGTEGAIVALGPLLEMAIQAADQLAERGVQIAVINPRFIKPLDTELLEQVFRQCKFVVTLEESALAGGFGSALLEAACDHGWELPPMRRLGIPDRYIDHGEREDLLCDLGISPDKLVGLCLELTGSPAHCS
- the xseB gene encoding exodeoxyribonuclease VII small subunit; the protein is MSKRKNDEEPPQLEPAMAELEQIVRRLEQGGGTLEEDLTGYSRAIGLIQLCHQRLAKAERTVELLSGVDSEGNPIAQPFDQTAQSLDQTAKSLEQKRADRSRRRSADSIDSIDIDETSF